From Verrucomicrobiota bacterium JB022, one genomic window encodes:
- a CDS encoding HEPN domain-containing protein, whose protein sequence is MNHQPTIVDRLMEDFSLLQKEIDVKSPSLKVTAVDVFGKTLLLAAASYFEKKITSILVDEVERRSPSDVLIIEFFKNKALSRNYHTFFAWESKNANAFFALFGDGFKDYMKDCCNNDEDLRTSIRAFLELGNDRNRLVHQNFGEFVMEKNVEEVYDLYCKAIRFVERIPVCMKNFVAEQEKGA, encoded by the coding sequence ATGAACCATCAGCCAACAATCGTTGACAGGTTGATGGAGGATTTCTCTCTTCTGCAGAAGGAAATCGACGTCAAATCGCCTTCGTTGAAAGTTACAGCCGTTGATGTTTTTGGGAAGACGCTTCTCTTAGCTGCTGCGTCTTACTTTGAGAAAAAGATCACCAGTATTCTTGTAGATGAAGTGGAGAGGCGCTCGCCATCGGACGTCCTGATTATTGAATTCTTTAAGAATAAAGCGTTAAGCCGAAATTATCACACCTTCTTTGCCTGGGAATCAAAGAACGCCAACGCCTTTTTTGCGCTATTTGGCGACGGATTTAAGGATTACATGAAAGACTGTTGTAATAATGACGAAGATCTTCGAACTTCAATTCGAGCTTTCCTGGAGTTGGGGAACGACCGTAATCGTCTCGTACATCAAAACTTCGGAGAGTTTGTTATGGAAAAAAATGTTGAAGAGGTCTATGATTTATATTGCAAGGCAATACGCTTTGTTGAGCGAATTCCTGTATGCATGAAGAACTTTGTCGCTGAACAGGAAAAAGGGGCTTAA
- a CDS encoding LrgB family protein — translation MLAKALFWCVCTLAIYLAARRLHRWQGKWWSSPLLVTWAGCGLLILASRTSYHDYLSGTHWLVWLLGPATVAFAIPMHRHRALIRRHWQLMCVGVAVGSILAVSSAWGLAYVFDLSPELRASLLPRSVTTPLAMDASLRLGGIPELTAVFTALTGLFGAAVGETLLRYLPVRSPLARGALFGMGAHGAGVAKALEIGQEEGAIASLIMIFAGQVTVIAAAVVAGM, via the coding sequence ATGCTCGCTAAAGCCCTTTTCTGGTGCGTCTGCACCCTCGCGATCTATCTCGCGGCCCGGCGCCTGCATCGGTGGCAAGGCAAGTGGTGGAGCTCCCCCCTGCTCGTAACCTGGGCGGGCTGCGGGCTGCTCATCCTCGCCTCGCGCACCTCGTATCACGACTACCTGAGCGGCACCCACTGGCTGGTGTGGCTGCTCGGCCCGGCGACGGTCGCCTTTGCCATCCCCATGCACCGCCACCGCGCGCTGATTCGCCGCCACTGGCAGCTGATGTGCGTGGGCGTGGCCGTGGGCAGCATTCTGGCGGTCTCCAGCGCGTGGGGCCTCGCCTATGTCTTCGATCTTTCGCCTGAGCTGCGGGCGAGCCTGTTGCCGCGCTCGGTGACAACCCCGCTAGCGATGGACGCTTCCCTGCGCCTCGGCGGCATCCCGGAGCTGACGGCGGTCTTCACTGCGCTGACAGGCCTTTTCGGCGCTGCCGTAGGCGAGACGCTGCTGCGCTACCTGCCCGTGCGCTCGCCTCTGGCCCGCGGTGCCCTCTTTGGCATGGGCGCACACGGTGCGGGCGTGGCCAAGGCCCTCGAAATCGGCCAGGAAGAGGGCGCGATCGCCAGCCTGATCATGATCTTCGCCGGTCAGGTGACGGTCATCGCCGCAGCCGTGGTGGCAGGGATGTAG
- a CDS encoding CidA/LrgA family protein, with translation MESSICSATTRKRLHSCLPWVQAAALIALWWLAQTLATALHWPIPGSLLALVILWLALDRGLVRLDWFEHGADNLLRHLMLFFVPAMLAAVDHPEFLSLLGVKLLVTVLLSTLIVMCGTACVVEVGLRLHRAHAR, from the coding sequence ATGGAATCCTCCATCTGTTCTGCAACCACGCGCAAGCGTCTACACTCATGCCTGCCGTGGGTCCAGGCCGCCGCGTTGATCGCGCTCTGGTGGCTGGCCCAGACCCTTGCCACGGCGCTGCATTGGCCCATCCCGGGCAGCCTGCTGGCGCTCGTGATCCTGTGGCTCGCGCTCGACCGCGGGCTCGTGCGGCTCGACTGGTTCGAGCACGGCGCGGACAACCTGCTGCGGCACCTGATGCTGTTCTTCGTGCCCGCCATGCTCGCCGCCGTCGACCACCCGGAGTTCCTGAGCCTGCTGGGGGTCAAGCTGTTGGTAACGGTGCTCCTGAGCACGCTGATCGTGATGTGCGGCACTGCCTGCGTCGTCGAGGTCGGCCTTCGCCTGCATCGCGCCCATGCTCGCTAA
- a CDS encoding LysR family transcriptional regulator: MELRHLECLVEVVRQGGFSAAARVLGTTQPTVSKALGQLEHECGARLLDRLGEGVRLTDAGETVMKRAVAMLAERDHLLAELAALKGLQTGRLRLGLPTLGSSVLFAPMVAAYRQRYPAIEIELREQGSRHLEELVRGGEIEMGATLDPVPEDLDWRLLVDEPLVALLPLGHPLAGRDTVKLRELAASPFILFEYGFVLNAILMRACRQRGLSLNVATRGGHADFIIALVSTGLGVSMLPRLEVESRSNLPVRTALIDEADLRWRLGLMWRRGSTLSPAATRWLDLATEKVKKHSHSHRE; encoded by the coding sequence ATGGAGCTGCGACATTTGGAATGTCTGGTCGAGGTGGTGCGCCAGGGAGGCTTCTCGGCGGCGGCCCGCGTGCTGGGAACGACCCAGCCGACCGTGAGCAAGGCGCTGGGCCAACTGGAGCACGAGTGCGGCGCCCGGTTGCTCGACCGGCTGGGGGAAGGCGTGCGCCTGACCGATGCGGGCGAGACGGTGATGAAGCGAGCCGTGGCCATGTTGGCCGAGCGCGATCACTTGCTGGCCGAGCTGGCTGCGCTCAAGGGCCTGCAGACGGGGCGCTTGCGGCTGGGCCTGCCGACCTTGGGCAGCAGCGTGCTCTTCGCGCCCATGGTGGCGGCTTACCGGCAGCGTTACCCGGCCATCGAGATCGAGCTGCGGGAGCAGGGCAGCCGTCACCTGGAGGAGCTGGTGCGGGGCGGCGAAATCGAAATGGGCGCGACCCTCGACCCGGTGCCCGAAGACCTCGACTGGCGCCTGCTGGTCGACGAGCCGCTCGTGGCGCTGTTGCCGCTCGGGCACCCGCTGGCGGGCCGCGACACCGTGAAGCTGCGGGAGCTGGCGGCAAGCCCCTTTATCCTCTTCGAATATGGCTTCGTGCTCAACGCGATCCTGATGAGGGCCTGCCGCCAACGCGGGCTCAGCCTCAACGTCGCCACCCGCGGCGGCCATGCCGACTTCATCATAGCGCTCGTCTCGACCGGCTTGGGCGTCTCCATGCTGCCGCGCCTCGAAGTCGAATCCCGCAGCAACCTGCCCGTCCGCACCGCGCTGATCGACGAGGCCGACCTGCGCTGGCGCCTCGGGCTGATGTGGCGGCGCGGGTCCACGCTCTCGCCCGCCGCGACTCGTTGGCTCGATCTCGCGACCGAGAAGGTGAAGAAGCACAGCCACTCTCACCGGGAATAA
- a CDS encoding DoxX family membrane protein — protein MASLANQDYRLAHSLARWGLGINIALHGYTRLPTLGSFAATMQENFAQTILPGGLVYATSYLIVLGEVLIGTLLVLGLWLRPTLIVGAAHMILLITGACLIQNWSAAGTQMVYLAFYVVLLATARHAGFLIGRRD, from the coding sequence ATGGCTTCGCTCGCGAATCAGGACTACCGCCTCGCTCACTCGCTGGCCCGCTGGGGGCTCGGAATCAACATCGCCCTCCACGGCTACACCCGCCTGCCCACGCTCGGCAGCTTTGCCGCCACCATGCAGGAAAACTTTGCGCAAACGATCCTGCCCGGCGGCCTCGTCTACGCCACCAGCTACCTCATCGTGCTGGGGGAGGTCCTGATCGGCACTCTCCTGGTGCTCGGCCTCTGGCTGCGGCCCACGCTGATCGTCGGTGCCGCCCACATGATCCTGCTCATCACCGGTGCCTGCCTGATCCAGAACTGGAGCGCCGCCGGCACGCAGATGGTTTACCTCGCCTTTTACGTCGTCCTGCTCGCGACCGCCCGCCACGCCGGCTTTCTGATAGGGCGGCGAGACTAA
- a CDS encoding helix-turn-helix domain-containing protein: MSLQFPPITDDASPCPIRNVLDCVGDKWSVLALAGMSSGTIRFSDLRRAIGDISPRMLAKTLRTLERDGYVSREAFPTVPPRVDYKLTGLGESLVGVLTPLVEWADTHYPEVRKARAAYVPPPSPEAL; this comes from the coding sequence ATGAGCCTGCAGTTTCCTCCCATTACCGACGACGCCAGCCCCTGCCCCATCCGCAATGTCCTCGACTGCGTGGGCGACAAATGGAGCGTGCTTGCGCTGGCCGGCATGTCTTCCGGCACCATTCGTTTCAGCGATCTACGGCGCGCGATTGGCGACATCTCGCCGCGCATGCTGGCCAAGACGCTGCGCACACTGGAGCGCGACGGCTATGTGAGCCGCGAAGCCTTCCCCACCGTGCCCCCGCGCGTGGACTACAAGCTGACAGGCCTCGGGGAATCGCTGGTCGGCGTGCTGACGCCGCTGGTGGAGTGGGCCGATACGCACTACCCCGAAGTGAGGAAGGCCCGGGCGGCCTATGTGCCCCCGCCCTCCCCCGAGGCGCTTTAG